A single region of the Acidobacteriota bacterium genome encodes:
- a CDS encoding BlaI/MecI/CopY family transcriptional regulator, with translation MVNELPQLSRREREVMDIVHESGAATAVQIRERMAEPPTYSAVRSVLRILVNKGHLVSEQDGARYLYSPTVPAARARRSAMRHVLRTFFGGSVEGAVATLLELEDAKLSPEERARIELLIDWASREGR, from the coding sequence ATGGTGAACGAGCTGCCCCAACTCAGCAGACGAGAGCGTGAGGTGATGGACATCGTCCATGAGTCCGGAGCCGCCACCGCGGTGCAGATCCGCGAACGCATGGCCGAACCGCCCACCTACTCGGCTGTGCGTTCGGTGCTGCGTATCCTCGTCAACAAGGGGCACCTGGTGAGTGAGCAGGACGGCGCCCGCTACCTGTACTCGCCCACGGTCCCGGCTGCTCGCGCGCGACGGTCGGCGATGCGGCACGTCTTGAGGACGTTCTTCGGTGGCTCGGTGGAGGGTGCGGTCGCTACGCTCCTGGAGCTTGAGGACGCAAAGCTCAGCCCGGAAGAGCGAGCGCGCATCGAGTTGCTCATCGACTGGGCGTCGAGAGAGGGCCGGTGA